The Pieris rapae chromosome 11, ilPieRapa1.1, whole genome shotgun sequence nucleotide sequence ATTTTGtacgttatatataatatacgtcataactaaattttgtatacagaTATCTgtctgaaattaaaatgatatacatgtatatattgtgttCGAGCGAAGGttgtacattttgctcactcACGCTTTCTTAGTTCCATAACGTGGCGATTTCCTAAATTGTCGAAGTTAGTCAGCCCCGAGAGTAAAGCCTGTTCGACATTGTATTCATTCGttacatagcaattaacatttcattatttcactTCATTCGAGTGCTAAAACTAAAACcgctattatattttaaagcacCTGGTGACCGTACATATGGTTAAATTTGAAAGAATACtaagtataaaaacaaatttaactacaacaatatattcttaaattaaaattaataaaaattaaaaatgatttaataatttatatgactgACACAATATTGACAAATCactaatatacaataataaatcggtaagtttttctttatcaTTGACTAAGGGCAAGTGTTGTTTAATCTCGTCCACGGCCAAAGTTTCATGTCAATGCCACGCGATGTAGCGTCATGGAATACGTAACGAAATAGTATCAGTTGATTAATTTCCGCAAGGCAcgtgttttttgtgtttttaatcaaataatgttcaattgtgatatatgttatttaaatcgtttaaGTGGAGTGACGGAAATAATTTAGATCGTAAGATTTTGATGTTATAAACGATCGGTCTTTTATTTGCTGCTTGTGGTGAGTTAattttcgtttaattttattgaaagtaaacaaatactattggtattttaaaaaatatgggtCATTAAAATTCCAATAGTATTCGTTTAGTTTATGACCATACAAAATtttcaacaataaatattcGTTAATACAAAGGCCTAGATAAAAGTATTTTGCGATAGGAGTATGGATGATTAATTAGGTACACTTGTGACGTTTCGTCTTCATCAAGTCTTCCTCAGTTCTACTGTATGTTACCATATATAGaatgatattttgtatttcaaatatagTGAAATATGGCTTGTATgatataatttagtaaacGATTTTGGCTTCACTTATTGAATTTTGTACAGAAATGGAGGACCCAGTACTATAAAAATctcttttttttcaaatgattATATAATCATTCTTTATGTGTGCTTCGTGCTTGCAGTTTGTTGCTAAAGAGTACACGCCTTACCTTAGACTGTCATCTTGAAACGGGTTTTTCTTTGTACCTCAATTAAGTTACAAAAATTGTGCCCGCTATGTAGGtagaaaataaacttaaatatttcatttaccagataattgttatataactttaaacagTAATATCTTTATATGATTTAGACTTAGTTATCAGCCTTGTATATAATCTCTCATTGTTGTTTGTTCATCATACGTGTGTTTAACGTGACAAATCATTGAAAatctgaatatttattaaaatgtacctaCTCGCAATcaaattatagttatatataagtttatcaataacaataatataatataataattaatatatatatattaatagttattcATAAACTTTCGCATATTAGATTTTTCTCAAGCACTCCTTCAAGTTACAACTTAACAATCTAACTGTAgtaaggtaataaaaaaaacttcccCGTACCGCATGCTTTATTTGTGACTATATAATGTTTCCAGTCAGCAATGGATTTCATAATAGGAGGTCTAGCCGGCGCGGGTGCCACTATTTTCACGAACCCGATGGATGTCGTCAAAACCAGACTTCAGCTGCAAGGCGAGTTGCGGTCTAGAAAAGAGCAGCCGAGACAATATAGGGGCCTCTTCCACGGGCTCTATGTGATCGCCAAGGCAGATGGGGTGCTGGCACTGCAGAAAGGTCTTACTCCAGCCATGGTGTTCGGATTTTGTATGAACTCTGTTAGGTAACGCATTTGTCGcggttatttttgttattaattatcattgcgattattaattaacaaagaaaattgtaatacCATTAcgatattcttattattaacttaattatttaactggaATAAAAAGAGGAAACCAAATTTGTTAATCGCTTTGTAATAGATTGAGGCAATTAGAAGCagaattattacatttgtCTCTATTTATGTGCTTACGCCCAGATGAGAAAAGATAGATTTAGACTATACATAGTTAATATGTGAAGTAAGTAGTTTCTACAAGtaggaataatttaaaatgtgtatcatAAAATCGACCACAAATCGGATAGCCTGGGACGCACGCCTAAGTCATATGATCATTCCAGACTTGGAACGTATCATGTAGCCGAAGTTCAAGGTTGGACACAATCAAATGGCTCTGTAAATGTTCAGAAAGCAGCGTTTTGGGCGGGCGCTAGCGGTTTTATGAGCGGTTTGGTTGCGAACCCAATGTCAGTTGTGAAAACCAGATTGCAAGCCGCGGCGCATCCTAGCGTAGCGGTTGGGCGACAGCATATATATAATGGTTAGTTACATATTTAACACTAAACTTAAATTGTTCCTTCTTTAACGATAATTTGCTAATTGTAATATTCagatagagcagtgttggcctaagggcttcagcgtgcgactctcatacaagaggtcgtaggttcgatccccggctgtacatcaatggagtttcttttcttcttctttttaatgtgatcatttaacatttgctcgaacggtgaaggaaaacatcgtgagaaaaccgacatgtcttagacccaaaaagtcgacggcgtgtgtcaggcactggaggctgatcacctacttgcctagcttagatttaaaaaatgatcatgaaacagatttagaaatctgaggccaagacctaaacaggttgtagcgccactgatttatttatttatttaatattcatttataaaacaccCTATGTCTCTACTTTGACATATCGTGTTCAGTTTTCATTCTGTACCTTATGGCTTATACAATACACTTGGGTAACTGTAATTTTgttcaaatttttatacaaaacgttttataatataaaacacaagAATGTATTTTTCATACGGAAATTATTTTGTGCGTGTCTCGTTCACctaatgttatttttctaaaatatatagcaaCAACCatgaaaatagttttagtttagatTGTAATTCTACCAAATAGTCATAGAAGTTAATGCGACAGTTAAAagctgtaataaattaattattggttGGTTATTGTGACGTCCGTCATTATGTTTAAACAGTAAAAGAATTGTTAAACGCCTTTGGTCTTCAGTCTAATTAGATAATTAGAGAGTCGAGTTAGAATTActgtaaagtatatttagttatttttgaaCTCTTTACACTGTTTGTATAAAATCCTTAAATCTtcgaatatgaaaaaaatagcgTTTGGTATATATACTTACCTAGTTTTCTAGTAATATTAACCTTCTTTAATATACCctgaaaaaaatgttgttacGACTGTGTCCCCGAAGCAAGCGATTTATCTCATTTGATAacaattgtgtttttaaataattacgtacaataaatattgtgaaaagttatttagataaattcgAATTTCAGTGCATATCTTCGGTAGTATAGTGGTAAGTATCCCCGCCTGTCACGCGGGAGACCGGGGTTCGATTCCCCGCCGGAGAGAActccttttttaattttctattttaaattgttttagtacatctataattattatagccTGAAGATTTAATTTCACTTAAAGAAAATTCACGCTTAATagcgattttttaaattaatctatacatttattttgtataatactgTAGAgagcgatttaaaaaaaaacatttgttaacCTTCGACGTGTTTAATAATTCCAGGCACAATAGACgctttaataaagatttacaaaacCGAGGGCTTTGGCGGTTTCTTCGCAGGCGTCCATGCAACTTGTATTAGATTAGCAATTGGTAGTTCCGCACAGCTAACCACATTTTcaatgtaagtaataatatggaaaaatttatagataaaaatataacatatagtgTACAATGAACATACTAAGTCAACAACCTTTAGATGAcaagaaaaattatcatatattacatatCTAAATTTCATGGACACGATTCCAAAACTCTTAGTTTCAatcgataaattttattgctccgataatttgtatatttatgtatacaaaataaatcaacgGCGCTACAGCCTTTGGTCTGGGACTCAgacttctgtatctgtttcatgatcatttgttaagggagctttcaagtattacgtcacgcatttttgccccccccccccccccatgtaACGCGCCGTAACGCTCTTCTATACCCAATAGTAAAACGGATCGTTACCAACCAGTGACTCATTACACCGTAAAGTTTGttgtaaagtatataatagtaaagtatcggaaagtcgaaaataatattaacaataacgcataattcaatCATGCGTACCATTTTATCCCGCCCCTATAAAAttcgttacgtaatacttgaacgctcccttaTCTAATGGGCAGGTGATCTATATATAGCCTTgtgtgcctgacgcacgcccTTGACTTTTTGAGTCTTCCTCATTAAGTTTTTGAGTATTCCGCACACATacttagaaagaaagtccattggtgccgaggatcgaacctcGATGAAAgtatgctgaagccactaggccaactctGCTCACTTCTATGTATAAATcggataatatatatttataatgaaaatccTTGATTTTATAACGAAATAGAGAATATACAGTTAACACAGAATTTGTCTGCAGTGCTAAAGAAACCTTGCTGAGTCACGGAATAAGTACAAATTCAAGGCTAAGCTTAGCGTTCCTGGCTAGTGCTCTTAGTGGAGCCGTGGTTTCTGCGGTCATATGTCCATTTGACGTCGTCACAGTACGACTGTATAATCAGGGTAATTATCACCCTCGAATTCATAGCCTATATATTCATacctattaatatttcatattgttCGCGTTGTTactaattatcattaaatcgCATTCGATGTGTGTTACGATACTAGATTTGATTTGCAGACTGAAAGAGCAACTTCTCGCGAATGGCTTCTGTCAGAATTCACCAGCTCTTCTAGCCTGTGTCGCCAGCTTAGCATGTGGCATCTTGTGTGTCCTATTGGAAACCCCACTGGACGTAGTCAGTACACGTATATTCAATCAGGGTAATGTCCAACTGTCAAAACTTCTTCACTTATTGTGATTTCCTTGCATTACTTTTTCCTTTCAGCCCATTTGCGAGTCATCTTTatgttttcgttttatttgtgtaataccatttttatcatattttttcctGCACTGATATGatatcattacatttatagTTTTACAAGAGTTACACCACAGACTATATTAAGCAAGCTAGTTTATAGTAATGGGTGGTACCCCAATGGGTAACTTGTCTCATTAATATTACTGAGAGATacgattaaattatataattaactagGTGTACTTACTAATAAACTTACTCTCTAAGTGTAAGAACATATGTTTAAGAATaactagataaaaaaatattacaggtACCGCGTCAAAAGGTGATCTAATGTACAAAGGTGTTTTCGATTGCcttaagaaaataatgaagACAGAAGGTGTATATGGACTTTATAAAGGATTTGGACCactttatttaagaatagcTCCACACACAACATTATCACTTGTTATATGGGACATGTTAAACATAACGTTAGAAAAAAAGAGATAATATTAGatattgatgtgttttatttacttcgcAAATCCGAACGCAATTCATTACAACTgttggtttaatttaatttcttcaaCATTAGATAATTGTGAACGGAGATAATTCGATATGGGCGGTGTAAAATGGATCACCCAATCGGCTTCTGAAGAATCGCAACTAGAAGATACCTCTTCATCTTCACAGGTGCAACTATTTTCTTCAATATTTTCTGGAATTGTCTCTCGCGCTGTCATTCCTATCGCTTCGTAAAACGTTTTAAGACATAtattttcacaattttgtGGATGAAATGGATCCGACCACACCTTTTTGACGGCATTGGATGTTAGatatttctgtaatttctCCTTCTTTCTCAATTTAGCTTTGTTATTCACACTTTCAATGTCGTATATTAGCGGTGTGTGTTCGTAGTTTTCAGAAACTTGCATTTCAATATGGTATTGACCGTTTGTTTTGCCAACGCTTATAAGAGGTTTGGGTTCTGTATGTTTCTTTTGTCGCTTAACTTGTTTTACTTCAGTGACGACAGATTTTCGTAACTTCGCTTTATTAAGCATTTTCAAGAGATGGTTGGAAATCGCGCCAGGTTTCCACCCATTTTTCACCTAAACATTGAAAAGCTGTTATTATTAGTGATTTACGAAaatgttaaagaaataaaaaaaaatatgcttacTTTTAATGATTGTACgttttcaaatatttgctTACCTAtgcctaaataaaaaaataaatagaacggatataatttactttacatTAACTTAATGACACTTAatcttatataaacattacaaaatttaacttaGTACAATaccaaatacaaaataatattccaCATCGCCACACACAAtcttacattaaaacaataactgTTGGACACAATTAACGTGCGAATCCCCTAAAACTTTTGAGTGCCAGCATTCTTAGTGGACAGGGCTATTAAGCGCGCCCTCTGCTGTTTTTTCATCAACTCTGTACCTATAAATGAGTGTAAACACGGAACATGGAAAGAGCTCAAACTTATACCACGCCTTGTTAGTTCCTTCAGCCTTTGTTTAGGCCTTACGTTTTTACTTCCTTTTAAGCGGAAATAAGTTTTGTTCCCCTGATCATCCACTGCTACTATACCCTTGTCAGATGGCAACGAATGCGTGCATTTTGACCGTTCTTCATAGCGATTCCGAGACTGTTTAGTTGTCATCCTTCGGCGCTTTTTGGAAGGTGGTAGACGATAAACTGTCGATGGTTGAggaattttaacattttctccTTGGGCCAGCAATTCCTTTAAGGCTGTCAAAAGTAACTTTTTGTCGTGACCATGACCAATGATGCCTAATTTGGATAGTTCTGTAGCCGAAGCACCGCCAAAGCAACTCCAGCTCGCTTCAGATTTGAAAGCAGCCATGtcttctttattctttttgtcGGTAGCACCAGTACGAGTGCCTATTTTCTTGGATTCTTGACGTTTTTTATCAGGCAGCATTCCTCTAGGTTTTGGATAGAATCTCCATCTACCTTGACAGTCTACAAACCCATCTACACCAACCACTAACCAGTTATTATTGGCGGATTGAAATTTACCAGCTGCACCTTCGACTGTCTCTCCATTTGGCCCAATAAAGTAATTAGGAGCCCAACGTCCATCAGGCGCTATATAACCATCAATGTTAATAGTAAGCCATTTTTTATCTGGTCCCCAAAAACCACCCAAGTCACTACATTGTTGTTTACCATCTGGTCCTTTAAAGTACCTAGGAACAGGATTACCAAATCGATCTAGTAATTTTACTCTGTAATCCAAGTAAGTATACTGGGTGCTGTTATCTGACTTAGTTACTTTTTTGGTTTTCGAAGTAGGTTTGAATGTAGCGCATGGAGGTGTAAACTCTACTATCCATTCATCGGAATCTGTATCAGATCCAATAGAAGATTCATCCTGTGAGCAAGAACATGAAAGATCTAAATTAGTCCTGTCTGCTGACGGCAAAGCCGGGTAGCAAGTACATTCGGGGTCCTCCGCGTCGGGTAGGATACCCAATGCCTGTTGGTAAGTTTTCAAGCAAATTTCACGGCACATATCTTTAAATGCGCTTTGAATAAATTGCCGTTGTGCTCTTTCAAGTCGTCTTTGTTCACGctcttttttcttctttctttcttgaTTCTCTTCTTCAGTTCTTCCTATTGTATATGTTAGCACGGGTTTATCTTCATAAGGACATTGATTAACAGCTCGGGGCTTAGCGTAAGTCTTCATTGTTTCCATTGTTACGGTGAATTCACCCTCTTTCTTGTGAACTATAAGAAGTGGGCGTAATAAAGGTTTCTTCTTTGACGCTTCTCGTCTTTTCTTTTTAGGCAGCAAAACTTCACCCGGATTTCTGGCCATTCTAAGTAATCTTACCACGTGTTTATTAGTGGCACCAGGTTTCCAGCCTGGgcgaaactaaaaaaaataaaacaaaatttaaaaaaaactaagtaaaaataaataaatgcaaagacattttttaacgttttaatCTACTGTGTATTTACCTTCATTCCTGGTACATCTTCAGCAGTCCAGAGCCAACCCATCTTTTTCGGCACATTATTCAATGTGCCAGTACAAGGAAATGCACATCTACTGTGTCCAATTTGAGGAgctaaaataatgttttattactcaaagccatatttaaaaaatataaacactaattaaaaaatataccaatgTACAATACGTACGTATACCTTTATAGCcgtaattgaatttaaatcgatcatctttctttttctttttactttttttgctATCTTTTTCGGATTCAACGCTTTTCTTTTCAGTGACACCTGATGCCTGAGTAGGGGTGCGTTTTTCAGATGCTGTTGCTTTCTGGCTTGAACTTACTTTCATCGCTTTTACACTTACATCGTCACCCTTCTTCTTACTGTCACTTCCAGTAGTGCTCaatgtttttaacttattcTTATCAATAAGTTTATGATAAAAAGGACATGGAAATACTTCTTTTATCTGATTTCCGGCTAATTCTTCTCCAATCATTTCGTAACCGCCACATACTCCGCAGTACGtagtttttttcataaaaccgAATCTGCATTCACATGAACAATAGCAAGGGTCTTTTCCAACTTTCATCTTAGCTGTCATACCACCAACTACCTCTTCAACCATTTGGGACATATCAGTTCGATCACAACAATCTCTTTCCATACTTGATAGATCTAATAGAATCCGATCATCTGCTGGTGGCGGAAGTACTCTGTGCTCTTTGTTATCACAAACTACCTGTTTACATTTCGCTATACTAATTAAAGGAGCGGCTTCTTCAGGAAGGTCTAACGTACACGTACTTGCTGGACAAGAGCCCGATCTATTTTTCATAACCTGACATTCGCTATCACACggcttaaatttaaacttggCTTTGGATGGGATTGATTTATTCGATGGAGATTTGTCAGGTATAGAAGATTTAGATGTATGGTTTGATAAATCTTTTTCCACAGTACAATAGTTCACATAGTATGTCTTGCCTCCAAATTGCCCCTTTGGGTCTCCAAATATGTAATGCAAGGGCTTATAACGGATTTTTTCAATCTTTGCCAAAGATTTTGACTTGCTCAAAACTCTTGGATTTCTTATTTTCAACTTCACATTATCTTTTCCTTGTTCctcagaaattatattttcttctgTAACCTTTTCCTTCTCAACATTTTTTGAACTTTGACTATTAAAAATTGGCTTTAGTTTTGATTTGtaatctttatttgtttttgtgcttttcataattttattcccATTGTATGTTGTTTTGATCACGCCATGCTGTTTATCTAATGTTTGttcaatgttatttatattagaatatagCTTTGATGACTTTGTTACATCATAAGAAAGAGTCTTTGGTATTAGTTCATTATTTCTTTGTGCTTCGAAATAAGAAAgctttatgtttaattttactaaagctatttttttatgaaagctGTTGCATATGGTATATACTTTTTTCACATACACGGGTATCTTATTTTGATCGTATTCTAAAGTTGATATGTAGTTTAAATATGACTGTGTCCAAGGAATCATCACTGAACcgagctttttatttaaatttttattccaaaGAGATACTTCCAATTCATTGCTAAACATACTATTTATAAGTTGTTGCGGTATCATGCTTATTAATATTGACCCTCCTGTTTTAATCTTAGTTAATGATACTTTCTGTGTGTCTTCTTTCGATTTAATAGTtctaattttagttttcttcCTTTTTACCTTAGATTTGATTTCATGTTGGTTGTCCAAAGATATATCAAACACGTCCTTGAAGTTGGCCTTGAAATAAATGGTTTCAAAATCTAAGCCGCTCCTAAATTTTTCAACTATAaactcaaataaaaacattgaatCCGAAGAAGCCATATTAAAGTTACAATTTTACCTCaacatgaatcataaaaaatcCTTACTATCTATAGTTCTAcaagatataatttaaaataattttacttttaatttacattgccgaaaataaatgaatgaaagAATGTCAAGCATTCATATTTCGTGTGTTtcgtatttttcataaaaaagtttttttatactttttactcTCTGAAACGTATTATAAACTATGCCACTATAAAAAGAGTATAATTTCAAGTTGTATCTGCAATAGACAAATAGGCCCCCAAACAATAAGTTTCCTGATCTGTAGATTATTAAGAAACAATAGTAAAGTGtgaattttaagttaataactGAATAAAAGAATGCTACAATTATTCAGTTTCAATTTGAGTTTCTTATTTTTGGTGTTTGCCTATATTTTTGTTCCATGTGTGTAGGtatgtgtataaaaattaatacttctTTGTTCATAACTccaggtattttttaaacatgcatgttgtttcttataaataaatcaatcattcaattttttttaattatcttattaaaattacttttcttttttgattaAGTGGTAATCATTGCAAAAGATCTTCACATTCAATACAATATACTTGGCTCtcctataatttttaaatagatataaattccTAATTTATTCTTCTATTCAGAATTCGGAAAACATACTATTGATAAACTTGGATTTGTATCTATTGTGAGATTAATGTTGCAATACATTGGGCTTATTAATAAACCAATCGACATATAAGAACTTattgtaataacaataacttcAAAATTGTTGGCCGAAAGACTGATAGcgttaataaaataccttttaaaatctaaagctgttatattatattgagtaACGTTACATCATGTTACGTAAAATTACGTAACGTTACGTTGTTACCCATTTACGTTCCGTACGTTCGGCGTTTTAGAACCTGTAGTTTTAGGCCATTTTCCTTTAAGCTTTATATCTTGTATACTGTAGCAGATATATTTACCCAACCCTTCCCTACGGACGTTTACTGCCTACCGGACTTTACGGACCGCATGTTGCAGTCCAGACCGACTGCTGTGGAGTTGTCACGTTGCAGTCGTACACAACTATTACCCGACCGCATAATGCAGTCGTCTATGCCTGCTTGGAGCAGTTTCGTTTGACCGCAAAATAATACTGATAAGAGTTCTTTTACAAGATGGATTTCACTTCTTCTAGTACTACGCAAGCGTAGGCGCAGAAGACACCATAGTATGTGGGTGCGTCCGAAACTGCAATCAAGAGAACAGCATCGTATATTTCCGTGGGTCCGGCAGCTCTAAGCGGTCGACTGCACGGCGAAACTCGACTGCAGAGCGACTGCTCCGACCGCTGAGGAACTACTCGAGCGGTCCGCGTATTACGGATATGATTAGTATGGAAACTGCAGATCGGCTTGCGGCGACCTCTAGAGCAGTCGGTCTGGGCTGCAACATGCGATCCGTCTGTTATGCTtcgataaagaaaatattttcaaataactgTAGAcccttaaaacaatatttatttatttaataacgatTTTAATGCTGAATACTACCAGCTGTAGTTTGATAAAGCGTTATAACAACAAGCCGTAAAGCGTTTtcacaacatttttaataatattcttaagcACATTTTGAGCAGACAACATTCAAATATTCATCATGGACATTATAAGCGTGAGTTCCATCTGGGGAAATAACAGCAGGGATATGGGACGCCGTATTTCTACCCCTATTATTCCACGATGATCCTAATCGTTTTTTTGGTGTGTTTGAAGCTCGGCTCGTTTTAATGGGAGGTTTTGTATCAAACATTAAATCATCATATATTGAGAGATCTctcattatttctttatacttTGCTAGTGTTTTAGGTtcgataaatttatgtttgggGTAGT carries:
- the LOC111000848 gene encoding solute carrier family 25 member 35 isoform X3: MDFIIGGLAGAGATIFTNPMDVVKTRLQLQGELRSRKEQPRQYRGLFHGLYVIAKADGVLALQKGLTPAMVFGFCMNSVRLGTYHVAEVQGWTQSNGSVNVQKAAFWAGASGFMSGLVANPMSVVKTRLQAAAHPSVAVGRQHIYNGTIDALIKIYKTEGFGGFFAGVHATCIRLAIGSSAQLTTFSIAKETLLSHGISTNSRLSLAFLASALSGAVVSAVICPFDVVTVRLYNQD
- the LOC111000848 gene encoding solute carrier family 25 member 35 isoform X1, with translation MDFIIGGLAGAGATIFTNPMDVVKTRLQLQGELRSRKEQPRQYRGLFHGLYVIAKADGVLALQKGLTPAMVFGFCMNSVRLGTYHVAEVQGWTQSNGSVNVQKAAFWAGASGFMSGLVANPMSVVKTRLQAAAHPSVAVGRQHIYNGTIDALIKIYKTEGFGGFFAGVHATCIRLAIGSSAQLTTFSILKEQLLANGFCQNSPALLACVASLACGILCVLLETPLDVVSTRIFNQGTASKGDLMYKGVFDCLKKIMKTEGVYGLYKGFGPLYLRIAPHTTLSLVIWDMLNITLEKKR
- the LOC111000848 gene encoding solute carrier family 25 member 35 isoform X4, whose protein sequence is MDFIIGGLAGAGATIFTNPMDVVKTRLQLQGELRSRKEQPRQYRGLFHGLYVIAKADGVLALQKGLTPAMVFGFCMNSVRLGTYHVAEVQGWTQSNGSVNVQKAAFWAGASGFMSGLVANPMSVVKTRLQAAAHPSVAVGRQHIYNGTIDALIKIYKTEGFGGFFAGVHATCIRLAIGSSAQLTTFSMYRVKR
- the LOC111000854 gene encoding uncharacterized protein LOC111000854: MKVSSSQKATASEKRTPTQASGVTEKKSVESEKDSKKSKKKKKDDRFKFNYGYKAPQIGHSRCAFPCTGTLNNVPKKMGWLWTAEDVPGMKVKNGWKPGAISNHLLKMLNKAKLRKSVVTEVKQVKRQKKHTEPKPLISVGKTNGQYHIEMQVSENYEHTPLIYDIESVNNKAKLRKKEKLQKYLTSNAVKKVWSDPFHPQNCENICLKTFYEAIGMTARETIPENIEENSCTCEDEEVSSSCDSSEADWVIHFTPPISNYLRSQLSNVEEIKLNQQL
- the LOC111000848 gene encoding solute carrier family 25 member 35 isoform X2, whose amino-acid sequence is MDFIIGGLAGAGATIFTNPMDVVKTRLQLQGELRSRKEQPRQYRGLFHGLYVIAKADGVLALQKGLTPAMVFGFCMNSVRLGTYHVAEVQGWTQSNGSVNVQKAAFWAGASGFMSGLVANPMSVVKTRLQAAAHPSVAVGRQHIYNGTIDALIKIYKTEGFGGFFAGVHATCIRLAIGSSAQLTTFSIAKETLLSHGISTNSRLSLAFLASALSGAVVSAVICPFDVVTVRLYNQGTASKGDLMYKGVFDCLKKIMKTEGVYGLYKGFGPLYLRIAPHTTLSLVIWDMLNITLEKKR